One Scomber scombrus chromosome 1, fScoSco1.1, whole genome shotgun sequence DNA segment encodes these proteins:
- the vps26a gene encoding vacuolar protein sorting-associated protein 26A isoform X2: protein MSFLGGLFGPVCEIDVLLNDAENRKTAELKTEDGKVEKHYLFYDGESVSGKVNLNVKQGGKRLEHQGIRIEFVGQIELFSDKSNTHEFVDLVKELALPGELTQNRSYDFEFMQVEKPYESYTGANVRLRYFLRVTIVRRLSDLVKEYELIVHQLATYPDVNNSIKMEVGIEDCLHIEFEYNKSKYHLKDVIVGKIYFLLVRIKIQHMELQLIKKEMTGIGPSTTTETETVAKYEIMDGAPVKGESIPIRLFLAGYDMTPTMRDVNKKFSVRYFLNLVLVDEEDRRYFKQQEIVLWRKAPEKLRKRNFHQRYESPESRTQPLTAEQPEM, encoded by the exons ATG AGTTTCCTAGGGGGTTTGTTTGGGCCGGTATGTGAGATCGATGTGCTGCTGAACGATGCAGAGAACAGAAAGACAGCTGAGTTGAAGACAGAAGATGGGAAAGTGGAGAAACATTACCTGTTTTACGACGGAGAGTCTGTGTCTGGCAAG GTCAATCTAAATGTGAAGCAGGGAGGAAAACGACTTGAGCACCAGGGCATCCGCATTGAGTTTGTTGGACAGATAG AGCTGTTCTCTGATAAGAGCAACACTCATGAATTTGTAGACTTGGTGAAAGAGTTGGCTTTACCTGGAGAACTCACCCAGAACAGGAGCTACGACTTTGAGTTCATGCAGGTGGAGAAGCCCTACGAGTCTTACACTGGAGCTAACGTCAGGCTAAG gtatttCCTCAGGGTGACAATAGTCCGGCGTTTGTCTGACCTTGTGAAGGAGTATGAGCTGATTGTCCACCAGTTAGCCACCTACCCAGATGTCAACAACTCAATTAAGATGGAGGTCGGCATAGAAGACTGTCTTCACATTGAGTTCGAATACAATAAATCCAA ATACCACCTAAAGGACGTGATTGTTGGGAAGATTTACTTCCTGCTGGTCAGGATCAAGATCCAACACATGGAGCTGCAGCTCATTAAGAAGGAGATGACAGGCATAG GTCCCAGTACTACCACAGAAACGGAGACGGTTGCTAAGTATGAGATCATGGACGGAGCTCCAGTTAAAGGAGAATCAATCCCTATCAGACTGTTCCTGGCAG GATATGACATGACACCCACCATGAGGGATGTCAACAAGAAGTTCTCTGTACGTTACTTCCTAAACCTGGTGCTGGTGGACGAAGAAGACAGGAGATACTTTAAACAACAG GAGATTGTTTTGTGGAGAAAAGCTCCAGAGAAGCTGAGAAAAAGAAACTTCCATCAGCGCTACGAGTCCCCCGAGTCCCGAACCCAGCCACTTACTGCAGAGCAGCCAGAGATGTGA